DNA from Lactococcus sp. S-13:
TATAAATAAGAGAAAGCCTAAGGAACCAATCATTTTTCATTCGGATCAAGGAAGCCAATTTAAATCAGCTTCCTTTAGAAAAATATTAGATGAGCATCAGTTGCTTGCTTCTTACTCCAAACCTGGATATCCTTATGATAATGCCGTCACTGAGGCCTTTTTCAAATACCTCAAACAACGGGAAATAAACCGAAGAACTTATCACTCCATTCAAGAAGTTCAACTCTCTTGCTTTGAATACATCGAACAGTTTTATAACAACTATAATCCTCATTCGGCAAACAATGGATTAACTCCAAATCAGAAGGAAGAGAATTTTTTTAAGAAAATATAGCTCATTTTATGTCTAAATATTTGACATTAGTCCATATTTGATATTGATCCAAATTATGGATAGGAAAGTGTCTACTTTTAAGGCTGTATCAAGATAGCAACATTGACTATTCCTCTCCTATTCTTGACAAAAAAACCAAACTATCCTATAATTAAGGTATAAAAAAAGAACGTGCTAGTCACACGCTCTCTCTGTAAAACCGTTTAAGACGGTAGCAAATTTTTCAACTAAAAAAATAATTGTCAAGCTCGCTAAAGTTTAAGACAATTATTTTTTTTTGTCATTTTTAAGCAGTTTAACAACTAAAGCAATCAAAGCAATGGTGAACATACCAAAACTAAATATCACTTGAATTGTCTCATATGCGGACAAACAGGCATCTCCTCTCTATAGATTTTGATGTTTACTTTCATAAGCACCACCACCTCTCAAAGATAGCCACCGTCTTAACTTTTCTACAAGTGATATTATACCATGGTTACCTTGTTTTAGCACCCCTATACTGCTATATACTCCTATCTCCTCACCTATAAATTTATTAAAAAATTTTATTTTCCTTCCAAATATTTCATATTTTACATATATTCTACCAAAAAAATCAATAAAGAGAAAAGTCGTTAGAAACTCCTAACAACTTTTGATTTTATATAACTTCAATTAACCTCAAAAATACTTCTCACCACAATGAATGAAGTTTCATCTTCGGTTTTTAAAAATCGATAATTTTCGGAAACATGCTCAATTGCTTCATTCATATTATTAAATTCTTTTTATAATGCTAGATCCGTTATTCTCAACCGTAAAATTGGGTAATGATTTTTCTTTAAATGAAGAAAGAGAGTTAAACTTGAATTTCATTTCAAAGTCCTCCATCTACACTTCAAATTTTTCTTTATCTTTAAAGTATTTGTTTTTCATTTTAAGTGCAACATTAACCAAAGCAATCATAACTGGAACTTCCACAAGTGGACCAATTACTGCAGCAAAGGCTTCGCCTGAGTCAATCCCAAATACACCAACAGCGACAGCAATCGCGAGCTCAAAGTTATTGCTTCCTGCTGTAAAGGAAAGAGATGTTGCTACTGGATAGCTCGCTCCCATTTTCTTAGACATAAAGAAAGATATAAAGAACATCAAGACAAAGTATAATAGAAGGGGAATCGCAATTCTTACTACATCAAGTGGTAATTCTACTACTTTATC
Protein-coding regions in this window:
- a CDS encoding putative holin-like toxin codes for the protein MSAYETIQVIFSFGMFTIALIALVVKLLKNDKKK